A DNA window from Thermosynechococcaceae cyanobacterium Okahandja contains the following coding sequences:
- a CDS encoding heterodisulfide reductase-related iron-sulfur binding cluster has protein sequence MTATDPVVGFDPHSPPSPQLIDACVHCGFCLATCPSYRVLGTEADSPRGRIYLMDAINNGEAALEDVAHHFDTCLGCLACVTTCPSGVQYDKLITATRAQVQRNYPRPAITQLFRRFIFQTLPYPNRLRALLLPLWGYQALGLGAIERRLGLLTRLLPKPLAAMYQMLPPLSAASFRDPQPTVIPAQGERRGRVGVILGCVQRLFLPAVNEATIAVLSANGFEVVLPPQQGCCGALPHHQGEERQAQDLARNMIDCFETAAVDAVLINASGCGHTLKEYHHLLAADADYGDRARAFVAKVEDVQVFLAQRGLVTPLHPLSDRPLTLVYQDACHMIHGQKIRLEPRQLLRQIPQVQLREPVDAALCCGSAGVYNIFQPEIAAELGRQKVRHLLNTRPDVIVSANVGCSVQLNRHLQEQGARVPIYHPMQLLASAIRGEPLGKV, from the coding sequence ATGACAGCAACTGATCCGGTGGTGGGGTTTGATCCGCACTCTCCCCCTAGCCCACAGCTTATTGATGCCTGCGTGCATTGCGGTTTTTGCTTGGCCACCTGCCCCAGTTATCGGGTATTGGGCACCGAAGCCGATTCGCCCCGCGGGCGCATCTATCTGATGGATGCCATTAATAACGGTGAGGCGGCACTGGAGGATGTGGCTCACCACTTCGATACCTGTTTAGGTTGCTTGGCCTGTGTCACCACCTGTCCCTCGGGGGTGCAGTACGACAAGCTAATTACCGCAACCCGTGCCCAAGTACAGCGCAACTATCCCCGTCCAGCCATTACCCAACTCTTCCGCCGGTTTATTTTCCAAACCCTGCCCTATCCCAACCGCCTGCGTGCCCTGCTGCTGCCCCTGTGGGGGTACCAAGCCCTCGGATTAGGCGCAATCGAGCGGCGCTTAGGGCTGCTCACGCGCCTGTTGCCGAAGCCCCTTGCGGCCATGTACCAGATGCTGCCACCCCTTTCGGCGGCCAGTTTTCGGGATCCCCAGCCCACGGTGATTCCGGCACAAGGGGAGCGGCGCGGTCGGGTTGGCGTGATTCTGGGGTGTGTGCAGCGGCTATTTTTACCTGCGGTTAATGAGGCCACCATTGCGGTACTCAGTGCCAATGGCTTTGAGGTGGTTCTACCCCCCCAGCAAGGCTGTTGTGGTGCCCTGCCGCACCACCAAGGGGAAGAGCGCCAAGCGCAAGATCTGGCGCGAAACATGATTGATTGCTTTGAGACGGCGGCGGTGGATGCGGTACTGATTAATGCGTCCGGTTGTGGTCACACCCTAAAGGAGTATCATCACCTACTGGCGGCGGATGCTGACTATGGCGATCGCGCCCGGGCGTTTGTGGCCAAGGTCGAGGATGTGCAGGTATTTTTAGCCCAAAGGGGATTGGTGACCCCCCTCCACCCCTTAAGCGATCGTCCCTTGACGTTGGTTTATCAGGATGCCTGCCATATGATCCACGGCCAAAAGATTCGCCTTGAACCGCGTCAACTGCTGCGGCAAATTCCCCAGGTGCAATTGCGCGAACCGGTAGATGCCGCCCTCTGTTGTGGTAGTGCTGGTGTTTATAACATCTTCCAGCCGGAGATTGCAGCAGAATTGGGGCGGCAGAAGGTGCGCCACCTCCTCAATACCCGTCCCGATGTCATTGTCTCCGCCAACGTCGGCTGTAGCGTGCAACTCAACCGTCACCTGCAAGAGCAAGGCGCTCGGGTGCCGATTTACCACCCCATGCAGTTACTCGCTAGCGCCATTCGCGGCGAACCCCTAGGAAAGGTCTAG
- the crtD gene encoding C-3',4' desaturase CrtD — protein MRYGLWGSMMTRDVVVIGAGIGGLTAAALLARHGYHVTVFEQAQQLGGCASTFTRRGFTFDVGATQVAGLEPGGIHAEIFRELDLPLPAATPCDPACAVYLPGEDTPIQLWRDRARWQTERQQQFPGSEGFWQSIEQLFAISWRFQQRQPILPPRNGFDLGQLVQALRPDTLLTLPVSLMTVTDWLHLWGLGGDRRLRQFLDLQLKLYSQVDASETALLYAATALCLSQAPHGLYHLHGSMQVLSDALANALQRYGGQIHTRHLVSHIHVAQGRAVALTVENVATKTTTRVEADHIIANVPAQNLPALLGEAIPPGYARRLKTLPPASGAFVLYLGVHEAAIPANCPPHLQFLYDGDGPIGENNSLFVSVSQPADGRAPDGYRTLIASSFTEPEFWRQPHLDYRATKAAYTQQALDRLGKFFDLRPAHILHCEAATPRTFARYTARWHGIVGGISQRLSTFGPFGLATRTPIPHLWLVGDSVHPGEGTAGVSYGARSLVQQLLATDR, from the coding sequence ATCAGGTATGGTCTTTGGGGGAGCATGATGACCCGTGACGTTGTCGTGATTGGCGCTGGCATTGGTGGCCTAACGGCGGCTGCCCTACTGGCACGCCACGGCTACCACGTCACTGTTTTCGAGCAGGCGCAGCAATTGGGGGGCTGTGCCTCCACGTTTACGCGGCGCGGTTTTACCTTTGATGTGGGGGCAACCCAAGTGGCGGGGTTAGAACCCGGGGGGATTCACGCCGAAATTTTCAGGGAATTGGATCTACCCCTACCGGCGGCCACCCCCTGCGATCCGGCCTGTGCGGTATATCTGCCCGGGGAGGACACGCCGATTCAACTCTGGCGCGATCGCGCCCGCTGGCAAACCGAACGCCAACAACAGTTTCCCGGCAGTGAGGGCTTTTGGCAAAGCATAGAGCAGCTTTTTGCCATTAGTTGGCGCTTTCAACAACGACAGCCGATTTTGCCGCCCCGCAATGGTTTTGATCTGGGGCAGTTGGTGCAGGCGCTGCGTCCCGATACCTTGCTGACACTGCCCGTGAGCCTGATGACGGTAACTGACTGGTTACACCTGTGGGGGTTGGGGGGCGATCGCCGTCTGCGGCAGTTTTTGGATCTGCAACTGAAGCTCTACTCCCAAGTGGATGCCTCAGAAACCGCCCTCCTCTACGCTGCCACCGCCCTGTGCTTGTCCCAAGCGCCCCACGGCCTCTACCACCTACACGGCAGTATGCAGGTGCTCAGCGATGCCTTGGCTAACGCCCTGCAACGGTATGGTGGGCAGATTCACACCCGCCATCTGGTGAGCCACATTCACGTGGCCCAAGGTCGGGCCGTAGCCCTAACGGTTGAGAACGTTGCCACGAAAACCACCACCCGCGTTGAGGCGGATCACATTATTGCCAACGTCCCCGCCCAAAACCTACCGGCGCTACTGGGGGAGGCCATTCCCCCCGGCTACGCCCGGCGTCTGAAAACCCTGCCGCCCGCGTCCGGAGCCTTTGTCCTTTACCTTGGGGTACACGAGGCCGCCATTCCGGCAAACTGCCCCCCCCACCTACAATTTCTCTACGATGGGGATGGCCCCATTGGCGAAAATAACTCCCTCTTTGTCTCCGTCAGCCAACCGGCGGATGGCCGCGCCCCTGACGGTTACCGTACCCTGATTGCCTCGAGTTTTACGGAGCCGGAGTTTTGGCGGCAGCCCCACCTCGACTATCGCGCCACAAAAGCCGCCTACACCCAACAAGCCCTTGACCGCCTCGGGAAATTTTTTGACCTACGGCCAGCGCACATCCTCCACTGCGAGGCCGCAACCCCGCGCACGTTTGCCCGCTACACGGCTCGCTGGCACGGTATTGTCGGCGGCATTAGCCAGCGCCTGAGTACCTTTGGCCCCTTTGGCCTGGCCACCCGTACCCCCATTCCCCACCTCTGGCTGGTGGGGGACTCCGTCCATCCCGGCGAAGGGACGGCGGGGGTGAGCTACGGGGCGCGATCGCTGGTGCAGCAATTACTGGCTACCGACCGCTGA
- the efp gene encoding elongation factor P: MISSNDFRPGVSIELDGSVWRVVEFLHVKPGKGSAFVRTKLKNVQTGNVIERTFRAGETVPQATLEKRTMQHTYKDGEDFVFMDMESYEEARLSPTQMGDRAKYLKEGMEVNIVKWGEQVLEVELPNSVTLEVTQTDPGVKGDTATGGTKPAIVETGAQVMVPLFISVGERIRIDTRTDSYLGRE; encoded by the coding sequence ATGATTTCTAGTAATGATTTTCGCCCGGGTGTGAGTATTGAGTTGGATGGTTCTGTCTGGCGGGTGGTGGAGTTTTTACACGTCAAACCCGGTAAAGGTTCCGCCTTTGTGCGTACCAAGCTCAAGAATGTGCAGACCGGCAATGTGATTGAGCGCACCTTCCGTGCAGGTGAAACGGTTCCCCAAGCCACGCTTGAAAAACGCACCATGCAACATACCTATAAAGACGGCGAAGATTTTGTCTTTATGGATATGGAGAGCTACGAGGAGGCACGTTTGTCCCCCACTCAAATGGGCGATCGCGCCAAGTACCTCAAAGAGGGCATGGAAGTGAATATCGTTAAATGGGGAGAGCAAGTGCTTGAGGTGGAGTTGCCCAACTCCGTTACCCTAGAGGTCACCCAAACAGATCCCGGGGTTAAGGGGGATACCGCGACCGGCGGCACCAAACCCGCCATTGTCGAGACCGGCGCCCAAGTCATGGTACCGTTATTTATCTCGGTGGGTGAGCGGATTCGTATTGATACCCGCACCGATTCTTACCTTGGCCGCGAATAG
- the accB gene encoding acetyl-CoA carboxylase biotin carboxyl carrier protein — protein sequence MELDLNQVRELLLMFDQTSVTELSLKSGELELQLRKCEPSSSPAPPVVTAAPPPVVATAPAEVEPTPPPTNRKTVDVVAPMVGTFYRAPAPDEPPFVDVGDTVKKGQVVCIIEAMKLMNEIEAEVNGQVVEILVQNAEPIEYGQPLMRILPN from the coding sequence GTGGAGCTTGACCTCAACCAAGTACGCGAACTGCTGCTGATGTTTGATCAAACCAGTGTCACCGAACTGAGCCTGAAAAGCGGTGAACTGGAACTGCAACTGCGTAAGTGTGAACCATCCAGTAGCCCGGCTCCACCCGTGGTGACGGCGGCACCTCCCCCAGTTGTGGCTACTGCACCTGCCGAGGTCGAACCCACCCCACCCCCCACTAATCGTAAAACCGTGGATGTGGTTGCGCCGATGGTGGGCACCTTCTACCGCGCTCCGGCACCCGATGAGCCACCCTTTGTCGATGTTGGCGACACCGTTAAAAAAGGACAGGTGGTCTGCATCATCGAGGCCATGAAACTGATGAACGAAATTGAAGCCGAGGTCAACGGTCAAGTGGTGGAGATTCTAGTGCAAAATGCGGAGCCGATTGAGTACGGCCAACCCTTGATGCGGATTTTACCCAACTAA
- the nadA gene encoding quinolinate synthase NadA yields MFATLTPSQPPLPRDLVTAIQSLKQELNAVILAHYYQDPAIQDVADYIGDSLGLSRQAAQTTADVIVFAGVHFMAETAKILNPDKLVLLPDLAAGCSLADSCPAEAFAAFKAQHPDHLVISYINCTAEIKALSDIICTSANAVNIIQQLPPDQPLIFAPDRNLGRYVMAQTGRPMVLWEGSCIVHETFSERRILELKAQHPTAQVIAHPECEEGVLRHADFIGSTTALLNYSDTQTHDTFIVVTEPGILHQMQRRNPTKTFIPAPPQDHTCNCNECPFMRLNTLEKLYLCMRDRQPQIELPEEIRRAALKPIQRMLDLS; encoded by the coding sequence GTGTTTGCCACCCTTACCCCTTCCCAGCCTCCCCTACCCCGCGACTTAGTGACGGCGATTCAATCCTTGAAGCAGGAATTGAATGCGGTAATCTTGGCGCACTACTACCAAGACCCGGCCATTCAAGATGTAGCGGACTATATTGGCGACTCGCTGGGCTTGTCGCGTCAGGCCGCCCAGACCACGGCGGATGTGATTGTGTTTGCTGGGGTTCACTTCATGGCCGAAACCGCCAAAATCCTCAACCCCGATAAGCTGGTGTTGCTGCCGGATTTAGCGGCAGGCTGCTCCCTTGCCGATAGCTGTCCTGCCGAGGCCTTTGCCGCCTTTAAGGCGCAGCACCCCGACCATTTAGTGATTTCCTACATTAACTGCACCGCCGAGATTAAAGCCCTCAGCGATATTATTTGCACCAGTGCCAACGCCGTTAACATTATCCAGCAACTACCCCCCGATCAACCCCTGATTTTTGCCCCCGATCGCAACCTAGGGCGCTACGTGATGGCACAAACGGGACGGCCAATGGTGCTATGGGAGGGCAGTTGTATTGTCCACGAAACGTTTTCCGAACGGCGCATTCTGGAACTAAAAGCTCAGCATCCTACCGCCCAAGTGATTGCCCATCCGGAGTGTGAGGAAGGGGTACTCCGCCACGCGGATTTTATTGGTTCGACCACGGCGCTGCTGAACTATAGCGACACCCAAACCCACGATACGTTTATTGTGGTTACCGAGCCGGGAATTTTGCACCAAATGCAGCGGCGCAATCCCACCAAAACCTTTATTCCAGCCCCCCCGCAGGATCACACCTGCAACTGTAATGAATGTCCCTTTATGCGCTTGAACACGCTAGAAAAGCTATACCTGTGTATGCGCGATCGCCAGCCCCAGATTGAGCTACCGGAAGAGATTCGGCGGGCGGCTCTTAAGCCCATTCAGCGGATGCTAGACCTTTCCTAG
- the gloB gene encoding hydroxyacylglutathione hydrolase, whose protein sequence is MDIYRLPALQDNYIFLLHDPQTATAAVVDPAEAAPVLAKLAELGARLTAILNTHHHWDHVGANQLLRRHFPDVQVYGSRVDRGRIPEQSVELEAGDRVTIGDLTLEVLFVPGHTRGHIAYYGGGELFCGDTLFGGGCGRLFEGTPEQMLTSLRQLAQLPAATRVWCAHEYTQKNLAFALTVDGENPVLQERYAQVCRDRAQGKSTIPSCIGLENATNPFLRCHDPALQAAVQASTPLQTFTRLRGKRDQY, encoded by the coding sequence ATGGATATTTATCGCCTGCCCGCCCTTCAAGATAACTATATTTTTTTGCTCCACGACCCGCAAACGGCTACGGCTGCCGTCGTTGATCCGGCGGAGGCAGCACCCGTCCTAGCCAAGTTAGCGGAACTGGGGGCGCGCCTTACTGCAATTTTGAATACCCACCACCACTGGGATCATGTGGGTGCCAATCAACTCCTGCGCCGCCACTTCCCGGATGTGCAGGTGTATGGCAGCCGTGTTGATCGGGGGCGCATTCCAGAGCAGTCGGTGGAGCTAGAGGCGGGCGATCGCGTCACCATAGGGGATCTCACCCTTGAGGTGCTGTTTGTGCCCGGTCACACCCGGGGGCACATTGCCTATTACGGGGGAGGGGAACTGTTTTGCGGTGATACCCTGTTTGGTGGTGGCTGTGGCCGCTTGTTTGAGGGCACCCCCGAGCAGATGCTCACCTCGCTGAGGCAACTGGCGCAGCTTCCGGCAGCCACTCGCGTCTGGTGCGCCCACGAATATACCCAAAAAAATCTCGCCTTTGCCCTCACGGTGGATGGCGAGAATCCGGTGCTCCAGGAGCGCTATGCCCAAGTGTGTCGCGATCGCGCCCAAGGCAAAAGTACCATTCCTAGCTGCATCGGTCTGGAAAACGCCACCAATCCGTTTTTACGCTGCCACGACCCGGCTCTGCAAGCAGCCGTTCAGGCCAGTACGCCCCTGCAAACCTTTACCCGCCTGCGGGGCAAACGTGATCAGTACTAA
- a CDS encoding serine hydrolase — protein MISTNLIAASLGLWLATASVAAALEGSSPPAAAPASCLNHLRQQLEHARPDYGSAVLILMDGGKITAVESFGQPQANTPQSTTGAESRFIMASVSKLMTAWGILHLVEQGKLDLEAPVMTYLRRWQFPPSPYRDRVTLRHLLSHTGGLEDGFGYAGFLPQQQVQTLLESLNRTEDVVSGKPRGVTVRRPPGKRWRYSGGGYAVLQLVIEEITGQPFATFMQAQVLEPLGMTHASFDVTTLPTATLATSYNDRQQPDLPRRYAAPAAAALYATPKDLQRWLQAFARPNPVLSAASLQQMATPQPGTRNRWGLGPALYGKTASGAYIWGHDGINLPAFGHTLRFNPVTGNGMIILVSGNTHLAAKLAEQWVRAEQGCACP, from the coding sequence GTGATCAGTACTAACCTCATCGCGGCCAGTTTGGGGCTGTGGTTGGCAACAGCGTCTGTAGCGGCAGCGTTAGAGGGGTCATCGCCACCCGCCGCAGCGCCAGCCTCATGCCTGAACCACCTGCGGCAGCAGCTTGAGCACGCCCGCCCAGACTACGGCAGTGCGGTGCTGATTCTCATGGACGGCGGCAAGATTACTGCCGTTGAATCCTTTGGCCAGCCCCAAGCCAATACCCCTCAATCAACCACCGGCGCAGAGAGCCGCTTTATTATGGCTTCGGTGAGTAAGCTGATGACCGCGTGGGGCATTCTCCACCTTGTGGAGCAGGGGAAGTTAGACCTCGAGGCACCGGTCATGACCTATTTGCGGCGCTGGCAATTTCCCCCCAGCCCATACCGCGATCGCGTCACCTTGCGTCATCTGCTCAGCCATACGGGTGGCCTAGAGGATGGCTTTGGCTATGCCGGGTTTTTACCCCAGCAGCAGGTACAAACCCTCCTTGAATCCCTCAACCGCACGGAGGATGTTGTCAGCGGCAAGCCTCGCGGGGTGACTGTCCGCCGCCCCCCGGGCAAGCGATGGCGCTATTCCGGCGGCGGCTACGCTGTGCTGCAACTGGTCATTGAAGAGATCACGGGCCAGCCCTTTGCCACCTTTATGCAGGCGCAGGTCTTGGAGCCGTTGGGGATGACCCACGCCAGTTTTGATGTGACCACCCTGCCTACAGCAACCTTGGCCACCAGCTACAATGACCGCCAACAACCGGATTTGCCACGGCGTTATGCGGCACCGGCAGCGGCAGCACTGTATGCCACCCCCAAGGATTTGCAGCGGTGGCTACAGGCCTTTGCCCGCCCAAACCCGGTGCTAAGTGCCGCGAGCTTGCAACAGATGGCTACCCCCCAACCCGGCACCCGCAACCGTTGGGGCTTAGGCCCTGCCCTCTACGGCAAGACCGCCTCAGGGGCCTACATTTGGGGGCACGACGGGATCAATTTACCCGCCTTTGGCCATACGCTGCGGTTCAATCCGGTCACCGGCAATGGAATGATTATCCTAGTGTCTGGCAATACCCACCTTGCCGCTAAGCTTGCAGAACAATGGGTTAGGGCGGAACAAGGTTGCGCTTGCCCTTGA
- a CDS encoding FAD-binding oxidoreductase, giving the protein MKRTLTALVGEAAITPVTELGDRRPQLRPYLPEHALMVTPATPEEGAAVVACAHREGWRILAMGAGTKLNWLGRQPQVDVLLSTAAWQQVIDHAAADMTVTTQVGIRYQQLQRHLATAGQWIAADPPYPETATLGGCLATQANGTLRHRYGSWRDQCLGVRFIRSDGQLVKAGGRVVKNVAGYDLMKLLIGSYGSLGILTDVTLRVYPLPDAVQRWQLRGDTAALAAGLEAVWASSLTPARLDLVLERSGEQRLELEFHTLREVLATGTLGDRLGAIAATSHLSLELQEPKGIIFNPTPEQVILKLGLRPSDALKGLVHLHEQARRLNCECQATLAVGSGVGYAYLHGDISALQQLIQQLRQWVQPGYVTLLAAPLALKQQLDPWDYRGNALELMRNLKQQLDATGVFGAGTFVGQL; this is encoded by the coding sequence ATGAAACGGACACTCACCGCCTTGGTGGGGGAGGCGGCCATCACCCCCGTTACCGAACTGGGCGATCGCCGACCCCAGTTGCGGCCCTACTTACCCGAGCACGCCCTGATGGTGACCCCCGCCACCCCTGAGGAGGGCGCTGCCGTTGTGGCCTGTGCCCATCGGGAAGGCTGGCGCATTTTAGCTATGGGAGCGGGCACGAAGCTCAACTGGCTCGGGAGGCAGCCCCAAGTGGATGTGCTCTTAAGCACGGCGGCATGGCAGCAGGTGATTGATCACGCCGCCGCCGATATGACCGTGACCACCCAAGTGGGAATTCGGTATCAGCAATTGCAACGCCACCTTGCCACGGCGGGTCAGTGGATTGCGGCGGATCCCCCTTACCCGGAAACCGCCACCCTTGGCGGCTGTTTGGCCACCCAAGCCAACGGTACCCTGCGCCACCGTTACGGTTCTTGGCGGGATCAGTGCTTGGGGGTGCGGTTCATTCGCAGTGATGGCCAACTGGTCAAGGCGGGCGGACGGGTGGTGAAAAATGTGGCGGGCTACGATCTGATGAAGTTGCTCATTGGCAGCTATGGGAGCTTAGGCATTCTCACCGACGTGACGCTGCGGGTCTATCCGCTACCGGATGCGGTGCAGCGGTGGCAATTGCGTGGGGATACCGCCGCCTTGGCTGCGGGTCTAGAGGCGGTGTGGGCCAGTTCCCTGACACCGGCACGGCTGGATCTAGTTCTAGAGCGCAGCGGCGAACAACGGCTGGAGTTGGAATTCCATACCCTACGAGAGGTGCTGGCCACAGGCACCCTCGGCGATCGCTTGGGGGCAATTGCTGCTACAAGTCACCTGAGCCTAGAGCTTCAGGAACCCAAGGGGATTATTTTTAACCCAACCCCGGAACAGGTAATCCTCAAGTTGGGGTTGCGTCCCAGCGATGCCCTGAAGGGGCTGGTTCACCTGCACGAGCAGGCTCGCCGCTTAAACTGCGAGTGCCAAGCCACGTTGGCCGTTGGGTCAGGGGTGGGTTATGCCTATCTTCACGGTGATATTTCCGCCCTACAGCAGTTAATCCAGCAGTTGCGCCAGTGGGTACAGCCCGGTTATGTTACCCTTTTGGCCGCACCCCTTGCTCTGAAGCAGCAGCTTGATCCGTGGGATTATCGGGGCAATGCCCTTGAATTGATGCGAAATCTTAAGCAACAATTGGATGCAACCGGTGTCTTTGGGGCTGGCACGTTTGTTGGTCAACTCTAG
- a CDS encoding 30S ribosomal protein S1 — MVNQEKTLDVGFTHADFAALLDRYDYHFNPGDIVAGTVFSIEPKGALIDIGAKTAAYIPIQEMSINRIDSPEEVLQSNETREFFILADENEEGQLTLSIRRIEYMRAWERVRQLQAEDATVRSQVFATNRGGALVRIEGLRGFIPGSHISTRVNKEELVGEELPLKFLEVDEERNRLVLSHRRALVERKMNKLEVCEVVVGTVRGIKPYGAFIDIGGVSGLLHISEISHDHIDTPHSVFNVNDQLKVMIIDLDAERGRISLSTKQLEPEPGDMVKNPQLVYEKAEEMAARYRQQLLQQQEAAAAEAEEAISATDEDVAEPILQEA; from the coding sequence ATGGTCAATCAGGAAAAAACCTTAGATGTGGGCTTTACGCACGCTGATTTTGCAGCCTTACTCGACCGATACGACTACCATTTCAACCCCGGTGACATTGTTGCAGGGACAGTTTTTAGCATCGAGCCCAAAGGCGCCCTGATTGACATTGGCGCAAAAACTGCTGCTTACATCCCCATCCAAGAAATGTCGATCAACCGCATCGACAGCCCCGAAGAAGTCCTCCAGTCCAACGAAACCCGCGAATTCTTCATCCTTGCCGATGAAAACGAAGAAGGGCAACTCACGCTCTCGATTCGGCGTATTGAGTATATGCGGGCATGGGAGCGGGTGCGGCAACTGCAAGCGGAAGATGCCACCGTGCGCTCACAAGTGTTTGCCACCAATCGCGGTGGGGCACTGGTGCGCATTGAGGGGCTGCGGGGCTTTATTCCCGGCTCCCACATTAGTACCCGCGTCAACAAAGAAGAGTTGGTGGGCGAAGAACTCCCCCTCAAATTCTTAGAAGTTGATGAAGAGCGCAATCGGCTCGTGCTCAGTCATCGGCGTGCCCTCGTCGAGCGGAAGATGAACAAGCTCGAGGTGTGCGAAGTGGTGGTGGGCACGGTGCGGGGCATCAAGCCCTACGGTGCTTTCATCGATATTGGTGGGGTTAGCGGCCTGCTCCACATTTCGGAAATTTCCCATGACCACATCGATACCCCCCACAGCGTCTTCAACGTCAACGATCAGTTGAAGGTGATGATTATTGATTTGGATGCCGAGCGGGGACGCATCTCCCTCTCCACCAAGCAGTTGGAGCCAGAACCGGGCGACATGGTCAAAAATCCGCAACTGGTTTATGAAAAAGCGGAAGAAATGGCCGCCCGCTATCGGCAGCAGTTGCTACAGCAGCAAGAAGCCGCCGCCGCAGAAGCGGAGGAGGCCATCAGCGCCACCGATGAGGATGTGGCTGAACCCATTTTGCAAGAGGCCTAA
- a CDS encoding response regulator encodes MTTDLFDAGAGRILIVDDTPENVEVLTALLQMEGYDVRGAISGQMALMGIEAEPPDIILLDIMMPDMNGYEVCQTLKENPKTQSIPVIFISALDDVFDKVKAFEVGAADYVSKPFQQAEVLARVKNQLMIALLQRKLRQKNALLKKQNQQLQEVVEERRELVSSLQAAEEKYRQMFEEAAVGIYQSSPEGVYFKVNDTLARIYGYADAQDWLADIEHHTTRPYVDSSAWDKFQQQIQSRGVVRNLVSKVYRVDESVTTICESARPVKSEDGQILYYEGFVFELPTRN; translated from the coding sequence ATGACCACCGACCTCTTTGATGCAGGGGCAGGTCGCATCTTAATTGTCGATGATACCCCGGAGAATGTTGAAGTCTTGACAGCCCTGCTGCAAATGGAGGGCTACGATGTCCGCGGTGCCATTAGTGGTCAGATGGCTCTGATGGGGATTGAAGCGGAGCCACCGGATATCATTCTCCTCGATATTATGATGCCGGACATGAATGGCTACGAAGTGTGTCAAACCCTCAAGGAAAATCCTAAAACCCAATCCATTCCAGTGATTTTTATCAGTGCGCTAGATGATGTGTTTGACAAGGTCAAAGCCTTTGAGGTGGGGGCCGCCGATTACGTGAGTAAGCCCTTTCAGCAGGCGGAAGTGCTGGCACGGGTAAAAAACCAACTGATGATTGCTCTCCTGCAGCGGAAACTGCGCCAAAAAAATGCCCTGCTCAAGAAGCAAAACCAGCAGCTACAGGAAGTGGTGGAGGAACGGCGGGAGTTAGTCTCTTCGCTGCAAGCAGCGGAAGAAAAATATCGACAAATGTTTGAAGAAGCGGCTGTTGGTATTTACCAAAGCTCGCCGGAGGGGGTCTATTTCAAGGTCAACGACACCCTCGCCCGCATCTATGGCTATGCCGATGCCCAAGATTGGCTGGCGGACATTGAGCACCACACCACCCGCCCTTACGTGGACAGCAGCGCCTGGGACAAGTTTCAGCAGCAAATTCAAAGCCGTGGGGTGGTTCGCAATCTGGTGTCTAAGGTGTATCGCGTTGATGAGAGTGTGACCACCATTTGCGAAAGCGCCCGCCCCGTCAAAAGTGAGGATGGCCAGATCCTTTACTACGAGGGCTTTGTGTTTGAGTTGCCCACCCGCAACTAA
- a CDS encoding CRR6 family NdhI maturation factor, whose protein sequence is MAIALTPETIDRLDLTPLSAVLEPLMAQGTLLEHHQALTFTIDYPRPADEPDLELSELAPVRLWFLRADVCYPWLPYLLNWSEGELVRYTAMLVPHEFHPQQGILFNPQALDIFVMAKVFTLWQWLQGQGQPATEKIKAMATVLGYELDSDLFALL, encoded by the coding sequence GTGGCGATCGCGCTGACACCGGAGACCATTGATCGTCTTGATCTAACTCCCTTGAGCGCGGTGCTAGAGCCGCTCATGGCTCAAGGTACCCTCCTAGAGCACCATCAGGCGCTAACGTTTACAATTGACTACCCCCGTCCTGCCGACGAACCCGATTTAGAACTGTCCGAACTCGCGCCTGTACGCCTGTGGTTTTTGCGGGCGGATGTGTGCTATCCGTGGCTACCCTACCTACTGAACTGGTCAGAAGGTGAGCTGGTGCGCTACACAGCTATGCTGGTGCCCCACGAATTCCATCCGCAGCAGGGAATCCTGTTTAACCCTCAAGCCTTGGACATTTTTGTCATGGCGAAGGTGTTTACCCTATGGCAGTGGTTGCAGGGGCAGGGGCAGCCCGCTACTGAAAAAATCAAAGCCATGGCAACCGTCTTGGGCTACGAGTTAGATAGCGATCTGTTTGCCCTTTTGTAG
- a CDS encoding NifU family protein, which translates to MAATLELCNENVEKVLDELRPYLMADGGNVELVEIEGPVVRLRLQGACGSCPSSTMTLRMGIERKLKEAIPEIAEVQQVL; encoded by the coding sequence ATGGCAGCAACCCTTGAACTGTGTAATGAAAACGTTGAAAAAGTTCTGGATGAACTGCGCCCCTACCTGATGGCGGATGGCGGCAATGTTGAACTTGTGGAAATTGAAGGGCCAGTGGTGCGGCTGCGCCTCCAGGGGGCTTGTGGCTCTTGCCCTAGCTCCACGATGACCCTGCGCATGGGGATTGAACGCAAGCTCAAAGAAGCCATTCCCGAAATTGCTGAAGTGCAGCAAGTGCTGTAG